Part of the Chitinophaga parva genome is shown below.
CCGACCTGATGGGCCGTTTCAAAGCGGGGGATGTGAGAGGTACCTTCTTTAAGGTGAACAGCAGCTCCGGCTTTAATGAAACCACCAAATGGCTTTGCATTAACTACTACACTGGCACCAAGGCGCCGGCACCTGTACTGCGCCTGGCAGAGATGTACCTGAACCGGGCAGAGGCCAATGCAAAACTGGGGAATGTAATGGATGCCAAAGCGGATCTCAAGGTCATCCATGTCCGTGCGGGGCTGCCTGCCACGGATGTAGATGACATCAGCAATGCCAACCTGCTGGATGCGATCCTGCTGGAGCGCAGGCTGGAACTGGCTTTTGAAGGGCACCTGGCCTTTGATTATTTCCGGAACGGCTTGCCCATGACCCGGATCGCAGCAGATAATAATGGCACCGCGGTGACCATACAGGCCGATGATCCAAAAGTAGTTTTAACGGTACCCTCCAATTAAAAAAATATCAACATGACAAAAGCAACTTTGTTTTTCGGTGCACTACTGGGTGCCACTCTGGGAAACCCTGCACCCAAATTTACCATCACCGGCAAGGTGGATGGCGGCCAGGAAGGCACGAAGATCTACCTGCGCTATGCAGATGTCGGCTTTGCACAACGCAAGAACCTGGACAGCGCGGTGCTGCACAATGGCAGCTTTACCATCACCGGCGACGCCAGTTCCCCGCGTTTTTGTGAGATCCTTTTCCGCGACGCAAAAGCACATCCCAGCGCCACGTACGAGGATAAGATCATTAGTGTGTTCGTGGAGAATTCAAATATTAAGATAGACGCCGTGTACGACAGCCTGGGCATAGAACTGGACGGCTGGCGGGGCCAGAAGCACGGTTTCGTAAAGGTATCCGGCAGCAGGAGTCACGATGCCTACATGGCTTATGATGAAGTGGAGCGTAGCTACAGCAAACGCGAGAACGAACTTTTCGATGAGTATATAAAGATCATCAATGCCAAGGATGATGCCGACATGGAAGAGCGTTACCACAAAGGCGTGCCGGTAACCGTACAGCTGGATGAAGCCGCAGCAGTGGACAACGACTTTAACATGCGTTACATCCAAAACCATACACCGGATGCGGTGAATGCCTACATCGCTACCAGCTTCCTGCGCAGCAGCGATATCACCACCACCCAGGTAGATAGCCTGATCCGCTATTTTGAACTGTCAAAGGACAATGGTTACCTGGTATCGCATTTCAAAGAGATCGCTCCGGGCTACCAGCGTACGGCACTGGGCTCAGAAGTACTGGACATGCGCTTTACCGACAGCAGCGGTAAAGCGCACGCACTGCGCGACTATATTGGTAAAGGAAAGTATGTGATGCTGGAATGCTGGGCCTCCTGGTGTGGCCCCTGCCGCGCAGATATTCCCCACCTGAAGAGTATGTACCGGGACTTCCATCCCCAGGGTTTCGAGATCATCAGCGTGTCACTGGATAATGTCAAAGACAAATGGTTAAAGGCCCTGGACCAGGAGAAAATGCCCTGGTTGCAGCTCAGCGACCTGCATGCCTTTGATGGAGGCCTGCCCAAAGCCTATCATATCAACGCCATTCCACACTGCCTCTTGTTTGATCCCCAGGGTAAGCTGATCACGCTGAACATGCGAGGCTCCTGGATGAACCGCCGCCTGCAGGAAATGTACGGCGACCACTTTTCAAAAGGATGATTTTTGGTTGAGAATGAAAGGGGCCTCCGGAAGGGGCCCTTTTTTGTACCTTGTACAGACATTTATACCCTAAACGACCCGGGCTTCGAGAATTTATTTCATTTTCCTTTCGCGTTCAAAGAAGCATGCGGGTATGACCCTACGGAGGCCTGAACGAAAAAACCTGCCGTTTTGAACACAAGGAAACTCAATATGAACACTTCCGTGAAAATAAGTCTTTCGAATTTTGTGCTGTAAAATTAAAAGATCAAAACATGAGCAAGACTATTTTTATTACCGGCGCATCATCCGGATTAGGAAAGGCAACGGCTAAATTATTTCATGAAAAAGGCTGGCATGTAATTGCTACCATGCGGAATCCTGAAAAGGAAACGGAGCTAAATCAATTGGATAATGTAACCTTGTTGCCATTGGATGTAACCAACTTGGAACACATCCAGGATACGGTGTCAAAGTCCATTAAAATGGGCGATGTTGATGTAGTATTCAACAATGCAGGCTACGGATTAATAGGTCCGCTGGAAGCATTAAGTGATGAGCAAATCACCAAACAATTAAATACTAATTTACTGGGCGTTATCCGTGTAACCAAAGCATTTATTCCGTATTTCAGAAATAAAAAAGCAGGAATGTTTATCAACACAACTTCTCTCGGAGGGTTGGTTACATTTCCTTTAGGATCGATCTATCATGCCACAAAATGGGCATTGGAGGGCTGGAGCGAGAGTATGTCTTTTGAGCTGAATGCTCACGGAGTATATATTAAAACAGTAGCTCCCGGAGGCATAAAAACAGACTTTATGAGCCGCTCTA
Proteins encoded:
- a CDS encoding TlpA disulfide reductase family protein, producing MTKATLFFGALLGATLGNPAPKFTITGKVDGGQEGTKIYLRYADVGFAQRKNLDSAVLHNGSFTITGDASSPRFCEILFRDAKAHPSATYEDKIISVFVENSNIKIDAVYDSLGIELDGWRGQKHGFVKVSGSRSHDAYMAYDEVERSYSKRENELFDEYIKIINAKDDADMEERYHKGVPVTVQLDEAAAVDNDFNMRYIQNHTPDAVNAYIATSFLRSSDITTTQVDSLIRYFELSKDNGYLVSHFKEIAPGYQRTALGSEVLDMRFTDSSGKAHALRDYIGKGKYVMLECWASWCGPCRADIPHLKSMYRDFHPQGFEIISVSLDNVKDKWLKALDQEKMPWLQLSDLHAFDGGLPKAYHINAIPHCLLFDPQGKLITLNMRGSWMNRRLQEMYGDHFSKG
- a CDS encoding SDR family oxidoreductase codes for the protein MSKTIFITGASSGLGKATAKLFHEKGWHVIATMRNPEKETELNQLDNVTLLPLDVTNLEHIQDTVSKSIKMGDVDVVFNNAGYGLIGPLEALSDEQITKQLNTNLLGVIRVTKAFIPYFRNKKAGMFINTTSLGGLVTFPLGSIYHATKWALEGWSESMSFELNAHGVYIKTVAPGGIKTDFMSRSMEFTSIPEYDIISIPMMSNSETMLAAGAMSEDIAAVVYEAATDGENKVRYIAGEDAKALYAKRLEIGNEGFRAFMKDSFLTKMNS